A genomic window from Paucibacter sp. KCTC 42545 includes:
- the hpnC gene encoding squalene synthase HpnC: MNIDHYENFPVASWLCPKPLRPPIAAIYHFARTADDLADEGDVSTAQRQADLQAYRADLHAIFQGQACSPRWAAQVFEPLRHASLQYRLPLRLLDDLLDAFEQDLHQNSYADRPELLNYCRRSANPVGRLLLHLYGIDDALALQRSDAICSSLQLINFWQDFSRDGPRGRVYAPRADLQRHGLNEDQLRRCQDSPAARTLIAELCTWAEDLMHQGAPLVHQIPGRAGWELRLVVQGGLRILERIRAMQFASLTQRPQIGALDAPRLLLRAMLMRPQSNQKETS, encoded by the coding sequence GTGAACATTGACCACTACGAAAACTTTCCCGTCGCCTCCTGGCTGTGCCCCAAGCCGCTGCGCCCGCCCATCGCGGCCATCTACCATTTCGCGCGCACGGCCGACGATCTGGCCGATGAAGGCGATGTCAGCACCGCGCAACGCCAGGCCGATTTGCAAGCCTATCGCGCCGACCTGCACGCCATCTTCCAAGGCCAGGCTTGCTCGCCGCGCTGGGCCGCCCAGGTGTTTGAGCCGCTGCGCCACGCCAGCCTGCAATATCGGCTGCCCCTGCGCCTGCTTGACGATTTGCTCGACGCCTTCGAGCAAGACCTGCACCAAAACAGCTACGCCGACCGGCCCGAACTGCTGAACTACTGCCGCCGCTCGGCCAACCCAGTGGGCCGCTTGCTGCTGCATCTCTACGGCATTGATGACGCCCTGGCCCTGCAGCGCTCCGACGCCATTTGCAGCAGCCTGCAGCTGATCAACTTCTGGCAGGACTTCAGCCGCGACGGGCCGCGTGGCCGCGTCTACGCCCCGCGCGCCGACCTGCAGCGCCACGGCCTCAACGAAGATCAGCTGCGCCGATGCCAAGACAGCCCCGCCGCACGCACCCTGATTGCCGAGCTTTGCACCTGGGCGGAGGACTTGATGCACCAGGGCGCGCCCCTGGTCCACCAGATTCCAGGCCGGGCCGGCTGGGAATTGCGCTTGGTGGTGCAAGGCGGGCTGCGCATTCTTGAGAGAATCCGCGCCATGCAATTTGCCAGCCTGACTCAGCGGCCTCAGATCGGTGCGCTGGACGCGCCGCGACTGCTGCTTCGCGCCATGCTGATGCGCCCCCAATCCAACCAGAAGGAAACCTCGTGA
- a CDS encoding efflux RND transporter periplasmic adaptor subunit, whose protein sequence is MSLRSSRFLRLAPVFSLSVLLVACGKPEPAAEPERAVRTLVLRTAPVGTSFEYAAEVRARVESRLSFRVGGKLLSRKVNLGDAVKPGQLLAQLDAQDLVLARSAADAAVAAARTNRDQAAADYKRFIDLQQQGFISAAELERRNSAFKAAQSQLDQARAQGEAQGHQTEYASLLADAAGVVTGVDAEPGMVVSAGTPIVRIAQDGPRDVVFAVPEDQLDQFRAAASQPGSLKFTLWGSGQPPRAAVLRELSAAADPVTRTFMVKADVARLDTKLGQTATVTLQTPRVEQVIKLPLAALRQDQGNSSVWVLDPASMTLKAQPVQVGGADGNEVLIAGGLVAGQEVVVAGVHVLKAGQKVCRYVQPAAAGATVSSAAPAASK, encoded by the coding sequence ATGTCTTTGCGATCTTCCAGGTTCTTGCGCTTGGCGCCTGTTTTCAGCCTGAGCGTGCTGCTCGTGGCCTGCGGCAAACCAGAACCGGCGGCTGAACCCGAACGGGCTGTGCGCACCCTGGTGCTGCGGACGGCGCCGGTGGGCACGAGTTTTGAATACGCGGCGGAAGTGCGCGCGCGGGTCGAATCCCGCCTGTCCTTCCGCGTGGGTGGCAAGCTGCTGTCGCGCAAGGTCAATCTGGGGGATGCCGTCAAGCCGGGGCAATTGCTGGCACAACTCGACGCGCAAGATCTGGTGCTGGCCCGCAGCGCCGCCGATGCCGCCGTGGCCGCCGCTAGAACGAATCGCGATCAGGCCGCCGCCGATTACAAGCGTTTCATCGATCTGCAACAGCAGGGCTTCATCAGCGCTGCGGAGTTGGAGCGCCGCAACAGCGCCTTCAAGGCTGCGCAGTCGCAGCTCGACCAAGCCAGGGCGCAGGGCGAGGCGCAGGGCCATCAGACCGAGTACGCCAGCTTGCTGGCCGATGCGGCGGGCGTGGTGACCGGCGTGGACGCCGAGCCGGGCATGGTGGTGTCGGCCGGCACACCGATTGTGCGCATCGCACAAGACGGGCCGCGCGATGTGGTGTTTGCCGTGCCTGAGGATCAGCTGGATCAGTTCCGCGCCGCGGCCAGCCAGCCAGGCTCTTTGAAGTTCACGCTGTGGGGCTCGGGCCAGCCGCCGCGTGCGGCGGTGCTGCGTGAGTTGTCCGCGGCGGCCGACCCGGTCACGCGCACCTTCATGGTCAAGGCCGATGTGGCACGCCTGGACACCAAGCTAGGTCAGACCGCCACCGTGACCCTGCAAACCCCCCGTGTCGAGCAAGTCATCAAGCTGCCGCTGGCCGCACTGCGCCAGGATCAGGGCAATAGTTCGGTCTGGGTGCTGGACCCGGCCAGCATGACCTTGAAGGCGCAGCCGGTGCAAGTGGGTGGTGCCGATGGCAATGAGGTGCTGATCGCTGGCGGCCTGGTGGCTGGCCAGGAGGTGGTGGTGGCGGGTGTGCATGTGCTCAAGGCTGGCCAGAAGGTCTGCCGCTATGTGCAGCCCGCTGCGGCGGGCGCGACCGTGTCGAGTGCGGCCCCTGCGGCTTCCAAGTAA